In one Actinomyces trachealis genomic region, the following are encoded:
- a CDS encoding murein biosynthesis integral membrane protein MurJ, translating into MSPQKRHDSEQSASLARSSAIMFAGTLVSRLLGFVRNALVVVALGATASGAADAFNTANALPTQLYNLLLGGILNAVLVPQIVRALKKDNGDDVVNRLLTAAGTLVAVVTGVMTIASPLVVLAYASGLGRWQPLAVAFTFWCMPQIFFYGLTALWGQVLNARERFGPYMWAPVINNVIAIASLFAYIKIYGSYAAGETPAAWTGWRIAVIAGGATLGIVVQALALYVPLRQIGFRPKLLWGVRGIGLKETSIVASWALAGILVTGIADIAWTNLGSLAVVQAENSAQSGLIVPSTTMWNNAQLIYILPQSLVTTSIVTALFTRMSVKAAESDGAGVRDDFSLGSRSVAVFTMLASAGIAVLATPALQTFVPSLSLAEAQASAPILVALALGIVPQGLCFTTQRVLLAYTDTRRLFWVYVPVGLIPVVSAFFIHKLAPAQHWMTLAGVVNTAINVIAAAMCVPFMLHYLPDLDAPRITRTHLRLGAAAGVAAVVGIGARALLGPADGSMTGRRPVDALVTILVVAFVMTVVYVLVAMLMRTEEITVVTGPASRILRKMARLLGPVGGPLNALAERMAPKAVVPAQAAAEATADAVAAAGAGAASVVGLPRSIQPRSARSAATVTPAPITPAAAATPQPHLEFSHSAQPISQPGATMGPGSQVKRKDRGVDEGKPIGSGRYRVLDTLPTTLPHIIRHRGKDTILDRDVTILLLTPATAYREEVLSAAARAVLIDDQRCQRIYDVDQGREAFIVSEPISGVTLPHMVEQGLGAAQARAIIGEAAEALASASLRNLHHLVLRPESIRVDASGQVKVAGIGIDGAARGMDSRFRSPLLADKDDAKALVELLYYAVTGRWPGKHSGYRPAPRRGGMPVPPSEIASGVAPEINALCERVWKGDVPRSAAEVAALLTPWPKVVPPRQPVKPTPVATPPAPVKPAAPALTPVAKPAPEVADASATGGALAEAGTLAAAATSTVVGATRSFFTRISHSMRTGQFSPADVQQVQPAQTSPVNQPPVPKMITPEQPGSPADVVSETQASAPASSPAQVASPGQVVSPTTAGTPMLAATPAFAGAPTLADGLAAEALKEQANQEQAGLQQGSPGLRARRGGGHPVLENSIPTVVVGPGQSPQRPGPESTRVVSIDSVRGSGVPVAVESDLITIADANSDGSDLLVEDSELEELVAGEQAESRRISTGIMMVIAAVVLLVVLFAIFNLLNLAKVPLTDQEIPAAKTVPSQSAAAQDGVQSGGQQGAPAAAPVLTGAQVLDSGEHPELAGTMTDGDVNTGWYTRYYDDPSVPNNGKSGVGVAFPLQAAATVSAVELQGTADGGHFELRSTTAQDPAGGTLLAEGAFVGGTTSISVSPVEASNLVLWVTEFPRTTDGKNRVTISEVTVR; encoded by the coding sequence ATGAGCCCTCAGAAACGACATGACTCAGAGCAGTCGGCCTCCTTGGCCCGCTCCTCAGCGATCATGTTCGCTGGCACCCTGGTATCTCGCCTCCTTGGCTTTGTGCGTAACGCCCTGGTGGTGGTGGCCCTGGGGGCCACGGCCTCCGGCGCGGCGGACGCATTCAATACGGCTAACGCCCTGCCCACCCAGCTGTATAACCTGCTGCTAGGCGGCATTCTCAACGCGGTGCTGGTGCCGCAGATCGTGCGCGCACTCAAGAAGGACAACGGCGACGACGTCGTCAACCGTCTGCTCACGGCCGCTGGCACGCTGGTGGCGGTGGTTACGGGCGTGATGACGATCGCCTCACCTTTGGTTGTACTGGCCTACGCCTCTGGCCTGGGCCGTTGGCAGCCCTTGGCGGTGGCCTTCACCTTCTGGTGCATGCCACAGATCTTCTTTTACGGCCTGACGGCCTTGTGGGGGCAGGTTCTCAACGCTCGCGAGCGCTTTGGCCCATATATGTGGGCACCGGTTATCAACAATGTGATCGCGATTGCCTCGTTGTTTGCCTACATCAAGATATATGGCTCCTATGCGGCCGGTGAGACCCCGGCTGCCTGGACGGGCTGGCGCATCGCGGTGATTGCCGGTGGCGCAACCCTGGGGATCGTGGTGCAGGCGCTGGCCTTGTACGTGCCGCTGCGGCAGATCGGTTTCCGGCCTAAGCTGCTTTGGGGCGTGCGGGGTATTGGTCTGAAAGAGACCTCGATTGTGGCTTCTTGGGCCCTAGCGGGGATCCTGGTCACGGGCATTGCGGATATCGCCTGGACCAACCTTGGCTCTTTGGCGGTGGTACAGGCAGAGAACTCGGCGCAGTCCGGACTGATCGTGCCGTCCACAACCATGTGGAACAACGCCCAACTGATCTATATCTTGCCCCAGTCACTGGTGACCACCTCTATCGTGACGGCCCTGTTCACGCGTATGAGTGTGAAGGCAGCGGAGAGTGACGGTGCTGGCGTGCGTGATGACTTCTCCTTGGGCTCGCGCTCGGTGGCGGTGTTTACGATGCTGGCCAGCGCAGGTATCGCCGTGCTGGCCACCCCGGCCCTACAGACCTTTGTTCCTTCCCTGTCCCTGGCGGAGGCGCAGGCTAGCGCGCCGATCCTGGTGGCCCTGGCTCTTGGCATCGTGCCGCAGGGACTCTGTTTCACCACGCAGCGGGTGCTGCTGGCTTACACCGACACCCGGCGCCTGTTCTGGGTTTACGTGCCGGTAGGCCTAATCCCGGTGGTTTCTGCGTTTTTTATCCATAAGCTGGCTCCGGCACAGCACTGGATGACGCTGGCGGGCGTGGTCAACACGGCTATCAACGTCATAGCGGCGGCCATGTGCGTTCCGTTCATGCTGCATTACCTGCCAGACCTGGATGCTCCCAGAATTACGCGTACCCACCTGCGTTTGGGGGCTGCTGCGGGTGTGGCCGCTGTTGTGGGCATTGGGGCTCGCGCGCTGCTGGGTCCTGCTGACGGCTCAATGACGGGACGCCGCCCGGTGGATGCTTTGGTGACTATCTTGGTGGTGGCCTTTGTCATGACGGTGGTCTACGTGCTGGTGGCCATGTTGATGCGGACGGAGGAGATAACGGTGGTCACTGGCCCGGCCTCCCGGATCCTGCGCAAGATGGCTAGGCTGCTGGGCCCCGTTGGGGGACCTCTAAACGCGCTGGCGGAACGGATGGCGCCCAAGGCTGTGGTACCTGCGCAGGCAGCTGCAGAGGCGACGGCGGATGCAGTCGCGGCAGCTGGTGCGGGTGCTGCCTCGGTGGTGGGGCTGCCGAGGTCTATTCAGCCGCGCAGCGCCAGATCGGCTGCTACTGTCACACCCGCACCGATAACCCCAGCCGCCGCAGCCACACCGCAGCCACACCTAGAATTCTCCCATTCAGCACAGCCCATTTCACAACCTGGCGCTACGATGGGTCCAGGTTCTCAGGTCAAAAGAAAGGACCGTGGCGTGGACGAGGGCAAGCCTATCGGCTCTGGCCGCTACCGGGTCCTAGACACCCTGCCTACGACGCTGCCCCACATCATTCGTCATCGCGGCAAGGACACGATCCTGGACCGGGATGTCACCATCTTGCTGCTGACCCCCGCCACCGCATACCGTGAGGAGGTTCTGAGCGCCGCCGCCCGCGCCGTGCTAATTGACGATCAGCGCTGCCAGCGAATCTACGACGTAGACCAGGGCCGTGAGGCTTTCATCGTCTCTGAGCCGATCTCTGGTGTAACTCTGCCACACATGGTGGAGCAAGGGCTTGGCGCTGCTCAGGCCCGCGCGATTATCGGGGAGGCGGCTGAGGCCTTGGCCTCTGCCTCTTTACGCAACTTGCACCACTTGGTGCTGCGTCCTGAATCCATTCGAGTGGACGCTTCCGGCCAAGTGAAGGTCGCCGGAATTGGTATCGACGGCGCCGCCCGTGGCATGGATTCGCGCTTCCGCAGCCCGCTGCTGGCGGACAAGGATGATGCTAAGGCCCTAGTGGAGTTGCTTTACTACGCGGTTACTGGCCGATGGCCGGGAAAGCACAGTGGTTACCGCCCGGCACCGCGCCGTGGTGGAATGCCGGTACCTCCCTCTGAGATCGCTTCTGGTGTGGCACCGGAGATTAATGCGCTGTGTGAGCGGGTTTGGAAGGGTGATGTGCCCCGCTCCGCCGCTGAGGTCGCGGCGCTTCTGACGCCTTGGCCAAAGGTCGTGCCGCCCAGGCAACCGGTCAAGCCCACTCCCGTGGCCACGCCGCCAGCACCTGTCAAGCCTGCCGCACCCGCTTTGACGCCGGTTGCCAAGCCAGCTCCGGAGGTTGCAGACGCCTCAGCCACCGGGGGTGCACTGGCAGAGGCAGGGACCCTAGCTGCTGCAGCCACCAGCACCGTGGTGGGCGCTACCCGCAGCTTCTTCACGCGCATCTCCCATTCCATGCGCACGGGGCAGTTCTCACCAGCTGACGTGCAGCAGGTGCAGCCAGCCCAGACGAGTCCAGTCAACCAGCCGCCGGTTCCCAAGATGATTACCCCGGAGCAGCCTGGCAGCCCGGCCGACGTCGTCAGCGAGACGCAGGCCTCCGCACCTGCCAGCAGCCCAGCCCAGGTCGCGAGCCCTGGTCAGGTAGTCAGTCCAACTACGGCTGGCACTCCTATGCTGGCAGCCACTCCCGCCTTCGCTGGTGCGCCGACGCTAGCGGACGGCCTGGCTGCGGAGGCGCTCAAGGAGCAGGCCAACCAGGAGCAGGCCGGTTTGCAGCAGGGCTCGCCTGGCTTGCGTGCCCGGCGTGGCGGTGGCCACCCGGTGTTGGAGAACTCGATTCCGACGGTGGTGGTTGGTCCAGGTCAATCCCCGCAGCGCCCTGGCCCTGAGTCCACTCGTGTGGTGAGCATTGACTCTGTGCGCGGCTCAGGTGTCCCAGTGGCAGTGGAGTCGGACCTGATCACCATCGCGGATGCGAATAGCGACGGGTCAGACCTGCTGGTGGAGGACTCGGAGCTGGAGGAGCTTGTTGCCGGTGAGCAGGCGGAGAGCAGGCGAATCTCCACCGGCATCATGATGGTTATTGCCGCAGTGGTGCTGCTGGTTGTTCTTTTCGCGATCTTCAACCTGCTTAACCTGGCCAAGGTGCCGCTGACGGATCAGGAGATCCCGGCAGCCAAGACCGTGCCGTCTCAAAGCGCCGCTGCGCAGGACGGTGTTCAGTCTGGTGGTCAGCAAGGCGCGCCAGCCGCCGCGCCAGTGCTGACTGGCGCGCAGGTGCTGGATAGCGGGGAGCACCCGGAGCTTGCAGGCACCATGACTGATGGTGACGTCAATACCGGTTGGTACACCCGTTACTACGACGACCCCTCCGTGCCGAATAATGGCAAGTCTGGTGTGGGCGTGGCCTTCCCGCTCCAGGCAGCCGCTACGGTCAGTGCCGTCGAGCTGCAGGGAACCGCCGACGGCGGACATTTTGAGCTGCGCAGCACCACTGCGCAGGACCCTGCCGGGGGCACGCTCCTGGCTGAGGGGGCTTTTGTGGGTGGCACTACCAGTATCTCTGTGTCACCCGTGGAGGCATCTAACTTGGTGCTGTGGGTTACGGAGTTCCCACGCACCACGGATGGCAAGAACCGTGTGACGATCTCCGAGGTTACAGTCCGCTGA
- the trxB gene encoding thioredoxin-disulfide reductase, translating to MVHDVVIIGSGPAGYTAAVYAARAGLAPVVLAGSVTAGGALMNTTEVENYPGFVEGIMGPELMTQMQEQAERFGADVRFEDVTALDLRGEVKRVTTEEEVYEARAVIISTGSEYRKLGVDGEDRLSGHGVSYCATCDGFFFKDQDIIVVGGGDSAMEEATFLTRFARSVTVVHRRDQLRASQAMEKRAKADPKITFAWNSQVVALHGEDSLTGVTLRDTVTGEERELAATGIFVAIGQVPRNELVKDVLELDDKGYIKVQVPSQRTGMPGVFACGDVADPIYQQAVTAAGSGCRAALDVEAYLVELEA from the coding sequence ATGGTCCACGACGTCGTCATCATCGGCTCCGGTCCTGCCGGCTACACGGCTGCCGTCTATGCTGCCCGCGCTGGTCTGGCGCCGGTGGTCTTGGCAGGCTCAGTCACCGCAGGTGGAGCGCTGATGAACACCACCGAGGTTGAGAACTACCCCGGATTCGTTGAGGGCATCATGGGGCCGGAGCTCATGACTCAGATGCAGGAGCAGGCGGAGCGTTTTGGTGCTGATGTGCGCTTTGAAGATGTAACAGCGCTAGACCTGCGCGGCGAGGTCAAGCGGGTTACCACGGAGGAGGAGGTATATGAGGCTCGCGCTGTGATCATCTCCACCGGCTCGGAGTACCGCAAGCTTGGGGTCGACGGCGAGGACCGCCTCTCAGGGCATGGAGTCTCGTACTGTGCCACCTGTGATGGCTTCTTCTTCAAGGACCAGGACATCATTGTGGTGGGCGGTGGCGACTCGGCGATGGAGGAGGCCACCTTCCTGACGCGATTCGCCCGCTCTGTGACAGTGGTGCACCGCCGCGACCAGCTGCGCGCCAGCCAGGCGATGGAAAAGCGCGCCAAGGCCGACCCGAAGATCACCTTCGCCTGGAACTCTCAGGTGGTGGCGCTCCACGGTGAGGACTCTCTGACTGGGGTCACCTTGCGTGACACAGTGACCGGGGAGGAGCGGGAGCTCGCAGCCACCGGCATCTTTGTAGCCATCGGCCAGGTCCCGCGCAATGAGCTTGTGAAGGACGTGCTGGAGCTGGACGATAAGGGATATATCAAGGTGCAGGTGCCCAGCCAGCGCACCGGCATGCCCGGGGTCTTCGCCTGCGGCGACGTCGCAGATCCCATCTACCAGCAGGCGGTGACCGCCGCCGGCTCCGGCTGCCGCGCAGCACTGGACGTGGAGGCCTACCTGGTTGAGCTTGAGGCCTGA
- the trxA gene encoding thioredoxin — protein MTSSKALRGDDFEVTVAASDVPVVVDFWAPWCGPCRQMAPVVEEVAKQFEGQVAFYKLDVDVNPEIASKLKIRTIPTFVLFEGGKEVHRFGGARPKAKFIQEIQQALK, from the coding sequence ATGACTTCCAGTAAAGCGCTGCGAGGGGACGACTTTGAAGTGACCGTTGCCGCCAGTGACGTGCCTGTGGTGGTGGACTTCTGGGCACCATGGTGTGGTCCGTGCCGTCAGATGGCACCAGTGGTTGAGGAGGTTGCCAAGCAGTTCGAAGGGCAGGTTGCGTTCTACAAGCTGGATGTTGACGTCAATCCCGAGATCGCCAGCAAGCTGAAAATCCGTACGATCCCAACCTTTGTGCTCTTTGAGGGTGGGAAGGAGGTGCATCGCTTCGGGGGTGCGCGTCCCAAAGCGAAGTTCATCCAGGAGATTCAGCAGGCGCTCAAGTGA
- the thrC gene encoding threonine synthase, translating to MQFISTRGGMNPAGFTEVLLDGLAPDGGLVVPEHLPTITADVLENWRTLSYAELAAKVIGLFATDIPADELSSMTARAYGPERFPAPVVPVELLEDGIGLVGLSEGPTMAFKDLAMQFLGQAVPHVLSLRGGVLNILGATSGDTGSAAEHAFRNSPGVAVFMLSPAGRMSAVQRAQMYSLTEPTIHNIAVRGVFDDCQNLVKELNADAAFKAQYHLGAVNSINFGRIAAQCVYYVWAWLRVTDVLTPEQRRAEHVSPRFSFSVPSGNFGNIYAGHLTREMGVPVRRLFLATNENNVLDEFFSTGVYRPRSSEYTYATSSPSMDISKASNLERFLWALLGPEEFKIRWAGLESSGEVDLSAHLERMHQHFGFVSGSSTHQDRLAAIAEVHAEHDRLIDPHTADGWTVARRLAEPDETVMVMETAKAAKFEATVAEALRSPIPSTPDIENLLALPQWVEEIANSANTLREIIQKQAL from the coding sequence ATGCAGTTCATTTCCACCCGGGGCGGCATGAACCCCGCTGGATTCACCGAGGTGCTCCTAGACGGCCTGGCACCCGACGGCGGGCTGGTAGTGCCCGAGCACCTGCCAACCATCACTGCTGATGTCCTGGAGAACTGGCGGACGCTGTCCTACGCCGAGCTGGCCGCCAAGGTCATAGGACTCTTTGCCACAGACATCCCCGCGGATGAACTGTCTTCCATGACAGCTCGGGCATACGGGCCTGAGCGTTTCCCAGCGCCCGTAGTTCCCGTGGAGCTACTGGAGGATGGTATCGGGCTGGTTGGTCTGTCTGAAGGGCCCACAATGGCCTTCAAGGACCTGGCTATGCAGTTCCTGGGTCAGGCGGTGCCGCATGTCCTCTCCCTGAGGGGAGGGGTGCTCAATATCCTGGGCGCTACCAGCGGCGACACCGGCTCCGCTGCTGAGCACGCCTTCCGCAACAGCCCCGGCGTCGCCGTCTTTATGCTCTCGCCAGCGGGCCGGATGAGTGCCGTGCAACGGGCACAGATGTACTCCCTGACCGAGCCCACCATCCACAACATCGCTGTGCGTGGCGTGTTCGACGACTGCCAGAATCTGGTCAAGGAGCTCAACGCGGATGCCGCCTTCAAAGCACAGTATCATCTAGGCGCCGTCAACTCGATCAACTTTGGCCGCATCGCCGCACAGTGCGTCTACTATGTCTGGGCGTGGTTGCGCGTGACTGACGTACTAACACCCGAGCAACGGCGGGCAGAGCACGTCAGTCCCAGATTCTCCTTCTCTGTACCCTCTGGGAACTTCGGCAACATCTACGCCGGGCACTTAACACGGGAGATGGGGGTGCCGGTACGCAGGCTCTTCCTGGCCACGAATGAAAACAATGTGCTGGACGAGTTCTTCTCCACTGGCGTCTATCGGCCACGGTCGAGCGAATACACTTACGCGACCTCAAGCCCTTCGATGGATATCTCCAAGGCCTCTAATCTGGAGCGCTTCCTGTGGGCACTGCTTGGCCCTGAGGAGTTCAAGATCCGTTGGGCTGGTTTGGAAAGCTCTGGAGAGGTGGACCTGTCTGCGCACCTTGAGCGCATGCACCAGCACTTTGGCTTCGTGTCCGGCTCTTCCACGCATCAGGATCGGTTAGCCGCTATCGCGGAGGTCCACGCGGAACATGATCGTTTGATTGACCCACACACCGCAGACGGCTGGACGGTAGCGCGTCGACTGGCTGAGCCAGACGAGACGGTCATGGTCATGGAGACCGCCAAGGCAGCCAAGTTCGAGGCAACGGTAGCTGAAGCACTCCGCTCACCCATACCATCCACGCCTGATATCGAGAACCTTTTGGCCCTGCCGCAGTGGGTCGAGGAGATTGCGAACTCCGCAAACACACTGCGGGAGATCATTCAGAAGCAGGCGCTCTAG